GCCGAAGATCTCAAACAGACCACCGTCCACTTTATCGGCACCAACCTCTGGACGGTACCGGTTGCCCAACAATTGGCTAAGAACTGGTACACCATCACCATGTACACCGACAAGGCCGCCAACTACCGCACCTATAATTCAGAGGTTACCGTCGACTTACTCGACACTTTAGAGCCAACCGCCGTCGAACAACAGAACGTCTTTGACGCCGACATTGTCGTGCTCGGCCACTTCAATGCCACCAAAAACTACCAGCTCGCCAAGGTGGCCAAGGCTTACGGCGTTTCACGCGTAATCGCCCGCTTCGAGGATCGTAACGTCTTAGACGCTCGTGAGGACGAACTCACGGACCTCGGCATCGAAGTCTTCAACACGCCTAACGTCAACATCGCCATGCTGCGCAGCCTGATTGAAACTCCCGCCACCCTGCAGTTGTTGACTTCCTCAACCACCACGGTCTACGAAGTTACCCTGCGTAACCGTCGGTATACCGATCAAGCCATCCGTCAGCTCCCATTTATTGGCGACATCACCATCAGCCAAATCTTCCGGGATCGGCATTTTATTCGACCAACTGGGGCGACCACCTTAAAGTTTAATGACCGACTTATTTTTACCAGTAGTCCCGAAACTGCCCGAGAAATTAGACGGGAGTTGGGAATTTTGAACTAGGACTATGTTAGAATGGGACGCATTCAAACGAAAAAGGAGCGAGATAATGGCGACAGTTGAACTTTATTTGGTCCGTCATGGCCAAACCTATCTGAACAAGTATTTCCGGATCCAAGGGTGGTCCGACTCCCCGCTAACCGACAAGGGAATCGCCGATGCGAATAACGCGGGGGCGCGGCTAGCCAAAATTCCATTTGCCGCCGCGTACGCTAGCGACACTAACCGGGCGCAGACCACGGCCAAGCACATCATCGCGGCCAACCAGGTCTTAACGCCGGCCGACCTGCAAACCGAGGTGGGTTTTCGCGAAGAAAACTTCGGTTACTACGAAGGCTTAGATTCTGGCTTTACCTGGCACGCCGTGGGCTCCCCGGTCGGCCTGAACTCCTTTAACGCGATGATCCGTGAGTTGACCATCGAAAAAACTAAGGACATGTTCAAAGCCCAAGACCCGTACCACGACGCCGAAAACAACGAAGAGTTCTGGGCCCGGGTTCAACCGGCCCTGGACCGTGTGATAACGGCCGCCAGTGATGGTGACAAGGTCTTGATTGCCTCGCACAGTACCACCATTCGCAGCATCGTGTCGAAGTTTAATAAAAAGATTGATATCTCCGTTCCCGTCGAAAATGGGAGCATCACCAAGTTGACCGTGACGGACGGCCATTACCAGGTTGATTACTACAACAACACGACCGGCAAGTTAAACTAACGCCAACCGGTTCACCAATAGCGGCATCCCGCAAATTGCGGGATGCCGCTATTTAGTTGATCTTAAATTTCCTAAGCCCTTTTAAATAACTAATTTCATTGGCGCAGTGTTACCGCACCGGCAGGCGATCCGGTTGAGCCAAGCTCGTCCTAGGCGTTCGCTATCAAATCTTGAAACAGCACCCGGTCCGCACTGCCCGCGCGGTAAAAAACCGGCGGCTGGCCCACTGGTGCCACCACCGTTAGCGTTTGGCGGCCAGAGTATTGGCGACCACTCCAGAGGTGAACCCACTCTCCCGCTGGTAACGTCACCGCACGACTAGTCGTGTGTGGGGTCATCACTGGTGCCACCAGCAGGTCGGCCCCCAACGTAAAGCTAGTGTGTTCCTGCCACAAGTCGGCGTTAGCTTCGTCACTCAGCATCACCGGGCGCATCACGGGTAACCCCGTCGCCGTATTCTCCTGCATGGCCCGGCGAAGATAGGGTCCTAAGCGGTGATGAATGCGCGTCATGCGTGCTAATTGGCGCAACGTGGCGGTGTCCTGACTGGGTTGGAAATTCTCGGCCGGTCGGTTGCCCTCGTGGGTGCGCATCACCGGTGTAAAGGCCGCTAGCTCCAACCACCGCAACCAAAGTTCCTTGTTGCGGTGCACGCCGTACAGGCTGGTGTACCCACCAATGTCGCTATGGGTCAAACCATTCCCGGTCAGTCCCGCCGTCAGCATCCCCGTTAACGCCGCGGGTAATCCGTCGTCAACGCTCCAATCACTACTCTGATCGCCCGCCCACAATAACGGGGCGTAGCGCTGGGTACCCGCCCCACCGGACCGAAAGAACGGGACGACTTCGCCGGTGGTGCCGGTCATTTGCAGGACATCACGGTTTAACTTGGCCCAGAGAACCGGCCAGCGGTTATGGGCCGTCAACGGATCGGCCTTACCGAAAAGGTGGGCATCGGCGGGTAAGTATTCGCCAAAATCGGCCATCCACCCGCTCATACCACCGGCCACCAATCGGTCGGCCAACACACCAGCGTACCACCGATAGGCCGCCGGATTCAGGAGGTCGACCAGCCCACAATTAAATTCACCAAAATCGACCAGGTAGGGCTGGTCGTCGGCCGTACGGACTAAATACTGTTGTTTAGCGGCCGTTTGAAACAGTGGCCCGTCGTCAACTAAATACGGATTGACGTAGCCCAGATAGCGAATCCCCCGTTGGCGCCAACGCTTGACCTGCGCGGACCAGCCCGGATAGGTTTGCGGATCGAGATGCCAGTCCCAATGGAGTCGTTGGCCAAAGCTGGTGGTCAACGGGCCGACCCAGTCCTGAGTCCACACCCCCGCAAGACGGACCCCGGCTTGTTGCGCCTGGGTCACGCGCTGGGTCACTTTAGTGGTTCCACCCTGTAACCCTAAGACCACGCCGTCCACCAGCCAATCCGGCAAGCTCGGTTGCGTGCCGAACCAGGTCTTGGTCAGTTTGACGGTATCGGCTAAGGTCGGGGCCGTCCCCAACCACAGCCCGGCCGGAATCGCCCAGGCGGACAATTCGGTGAACCGTTGATCGCGAAAATCCAATACCGCGTAAGCCGTGGTGGCCAGATGTACTAACTGGTGTCGACTGGTCAGGTAGGTCGCCTGGGGGTAGTTAGTGGTGTAGTAATCGCCACCCCCACCGTTGGCCCGGTCGGCAGCCTGGGTCACCGCCGTTTGTTTATTGCGCCCCACGCCCGGTTCGGAAGTCCAGATTGGAAATCGCCGTCCCGCCAAGTCGAAGGCACTAAATTGTTCCCCACCCCCGTAAAATCGGTCCGTGGGTAGCGCTAATAAGCGGCACCAAAATCGATTCAGTTGGCCGGCTAACGGGGTAAAGTCCAGGCGCCAGTTCGAACTGCACGGTGTTGCTAGCCTGGGTCAAACGTCGGACCCAGGGTAAGCCGATCGTGGACTGAGGCGTGTCGGTCAGCTGAAAGTTCCCGCGGTCCATGGTGACGTGGCTATACCCCTCCCCAACCGCGATGGCGGGTTGGGTGGCCGTACTGTGCAAGATGGCGGGGGACTGTTCCGCCCAGCTCAGTTGCCAATCATCTTCCACGTCCAAGTCTTGTAGGGTCAACCGATCGTGATCTAACGTGATTTGCATCCTATCCCTCCTGATCTAAAGTCGTGACGGGGACGCCTAGCCACCGCCCTAACCAGGTAACGGCCGGCGCGTAGTCCCCGTAAATCAACGCGAAGTGGGATTCGGCCCCACTCTGGGCTAACCGGTCTAACAGTTGCGTGACCGGTAAAGTGACCTGCACTTTGCCCGAGACCCCGTTGAATTGGGGCTCAACGGCTAATGCTCGGCCCGTGAAGCTGAGTAGTCGGTAGCCCTGTTGGTCCCAGTGCACTCGCAGAAGCGTGACCGGCCCGGGTTTTAACGCCCCGTCGACACTGACGCCCACGTGACGGTTGGGATGAACGCCCGCGGTGGCCGGATAATCGGGGTTACACAGTTGGTAAGCCCCGTAGTCGTGCCACAGGGTCACCGTATTGTCCGTCGGATCTAAGCGGGTGACATCGCCCAGAAAGGCCGGCGCGGTATTGCCGGTCAACGCCTGGAGTAACGCCATCGACACGGCCCCGTGAATATCGCCTTCCTCGGCCACCGGCGTGAGTTGCGCCGTCAATTGCGAAAAGACGCCCCCCGGGGCACTATCGAATTTGTCGAAGAAGTCCGGCCAACACCGCGAAGCCAGCGCTCCTAGGTGGTCCTGGTCAATTTTTTGGTGCATGACGGTCAGGTACTGGGCCATTTTAATGGCGCGCGGGTCTTCGACATCCAAACCGTGCAGGTGCTGGCGGGCATACTCGAGTTGTGGGGCGTAGTCCGCCGGCGCCAACTGTTCGGCCGCCGCGAAGGCTTGATCGATCGAATAGTGCTTCAATTGCACGCCAAACGTCCGAGTCAAGTCCCGTGGCACGGTCCCGGAGAAATCAAAACCGGTCGGATGATCGCTCACGACCCCCAACGTGAGGTGGTGGATCGCCTGATAGGCCTGCACCGAGCTGACGAATTGCCGCACCACCTGAGCGCCTTGCGGAGTATCGACCCCACCCAGATACTGCTGATAGGGTAACCCGTGGGTGTGTAAGGCGTTGGCCGTGCTCAACAGCCCGGTCAGCGCGTTAAGGTGCAACCAACCGTGAACGCTGGGTTCCTCTTCGGCCAGCAGCAAGACGGGCACCGCGTAACGGCTGATGAGTTCGTTGATAAACTCCTGGCCGGTAAAGGTCAACTGTTGGACGATCAACGCCGTGGGTTCCTGGTCGAGCGTTTCGATAAACGCCAATAATTCGGCGGGTTCCCCCAGGGGGGCCGCCGGGCTGACCAGATCGGGAATCGCTAACCGAAGCGCCGCTTGGGTCGCCGTAAAGCGTTGCTGCGCCAGTTCGGCGTCAAACTTGCGGCGCACGACGGGAAGATAAACGATGGTCATCGGCTACACCTCCTTAGCGGTTTGGTCCCAAGCGGCTTGGAATCGCTGCAGGCCCACGTCCGTATACGGGTGGGTAAAGCTGGCCTGGTAGACGCCCAGGCCGGCGGTAACGATGTCGGCCCCGGTCAACGCCGCGTTAACCAGTTGCCGACCGGTCTGCACCGCCGCCACGATGATCTCGGTCTCGCTCCCGTAATTCTGATAGATTTTAGCGATCTCTTGGACCGTTTGCAGGCCGTCTTGACCGGTGATTTCCTGCCAGTTCACGAACGGCGAGACGTATTTGGCGTGGAAGTGCGCCGGCCACAGCGCCTGCGCGGCGGAGAAGACCAGCGTCACGTTGGTGCGAACGCCCTGCTCCTCCAGTTGGCGCGCGGCCACTAGTCCGGCCGGCGTGCAGGGAATCTTGATGACGAAGTTGTCGGATTGGGCGTGCAACTGGTGGGCCATGGTGACCATCTCGTCGCTGGTGGCCAGATGAGGGTTGACCT
Above is a window of Levilactobacillus zymae DNA encoding:
- a CDS encoding transaldolase family protein, which encodes MKYFLDSAKLDEIELAYRDYGIDGVTTNPKHIKNSGESFETVVQQLAEFAADKPDFPISVEVNPHLATSDEMVTMAHQLHAQSDNFVIKIPCTPAGLVAARQLEEQGVRTNVTLVFSAAQALWPAHFHAKYVSPFVNWQEITGQDGLQTVQEIAKIYQNYGSETEIIVAAVQTGRQLVNAALTGADIVTAGLGVYQASFTHPYTDVGLQRFQAAWDQTAKEV
- a CDS encoding alpha-glucosidase, with translation MDFTPLAGQLNRFWCRLLALPTDRFYGGGEQFSAFDLAGRRFPIWTSEPGVGRNKQTAVTQAADRANGGGGDYYTTNYPQATYLTSRHQLVHLATTAYAVLDFRDQRFTELSAWAIPAGLWLGTAPTLADTVKLTKTWFGTQPSLPDWLVDGVVLGLQGGTTKVTQRVTQAQQAGVRLAGVWTQDWVGPLTTSFGQRLHWDWHLDPQTYPGWSAQVKRWRQRGIRYLGYVNPYLVDDGPLFQTAAKQQYLVRTADDQPYLVDFGEFNCGLVDLLNPAAYRWYAGVLADRLVAGGMSGWMADFGEYLPADAHLFGKADPLTAHNRWPVLWAKLNRDVLQMTGTTGEVVPFFRSGGAGTQRYAPLLWAGDQSSDWSVDDGLPAALTGMLTAGLTGNGLTHSDIGGYTSLYGVHRNKELWLRWLELAAFTPVMRTHEGNRPAENFQPSQDTATLRQLARMTRIHHRLGPYLRRAMQENTATGLPVMRPVMLSDEANADLWQEHTSFTLGADLLVAPVMTPHTTSRAVTLPAGEWVHLWSGRQYSGRQTLTVVAPVGQPPVFYRAGSADRVLFQDLIANA
- a CDS encoding histidine phosphatase family protein; protein product: MATVELYLVRHGQTYLNKYFRIQGWSDSPLTDKGIADANNAGARLAKIPFAAAYASDTNRAQTTAKHIIAANQVLTPADLQTEVGFREENFGYYEGLDSGFTWHAVGSPVGLNSFNAMIRELTIEKTKDMFKAQDPYHDAENNEEFWARVQPALDRVITAASDGDKVLIASHSTTIRSIVSKFNKKIDISVPVENGSITKLTVTDGHYQVDYYNNTTGKLN